The following coding sequences are from one Petrotoga sibirica DSM 13575 window:
- a CDS encoding aminopeptidase, whose translation MSRNQISEINACFHKVLSECRVIDQFKKVIIIFKENEYVWTELKKVLEKYEVNTIMVRIPNEEKDINSWIPKRCENGLFFIEQLGFYEADLTIFGLPIDARDYIFQKRLHERFIELQTSGQPTIMIDWPPEDIESSLKELVSHLYIRALCADYSNVRTENERLKNWLNKGRAYRITTSNGTDILIKREERPIHTEDCLINKTNKSILQLPCGEVFFAPIEKASNGVLVTKVGKKKIEISIKNGVARFEDERFLKIPNESFLGEFGIGTNRSMAKLFSLSSGEKAYGTCHFGFGNNTDIGGQISTDYHYDIIIDEPTITILE comes from the coding sequence ATGTCGAGGAATCAAATTAGTGAAATTAATGCTTGTTTTCATAAGGTATTATCTGAATGCAGAGTGATTGATCAATTTAAAAAAGTGATCATTATCTTTAAAGAGAATGAATACGTTTGGACAGAACTTAAAAAAGTATTGGAAAAATATGAAGTTAATACTATAATGGTTCGTATTCCTAATGAAGAAAAAGATATTAACTCGTGGATTCCCAAAAGATGTGAAAATGGATTATTTTTTATTGAGCAGTTAGGTTTCTACGAAGCTGATTTAACGATATTCGGACTACCAATAGATGCCCGCGATTATATATTTCAAAAACGCTTGCATGAGAGATTTATCGAACTTCAAACCTCTGGTCAACCTACTATTATGATTGACTGGCCACCTGAAGATATAGAATCTTCGCTCAAAGAACTAGTAAGTCACTTATATATCCGGGCTTTATGTGCTGATTACTCAAATGTTCGTACAGAAAATGAACGCTTAAAAAATTGGTTGAATAAGGGGCGTGCATATCGAATAACCACAAGTAACGGTACCGACATATTAATTAAACGAGAAGAGCGCCCTATCCATACTGAAGATTGTCTTATTAACAAAACGAATAAAAGTATTTTGCAACTGCCATGTGGAGAGGTCTTTTTTGCGCCCATTGAAAAAGCTTCAAATGGAGTACTAGTAACAAAAGTGGGTAAGAAAAAGATAGAGATTAGTATAAAGAATGGTGTTGCTAGATTTGAAGATGAAAGGTTTCTTAAAATACCTAATGAATCCTTTTTAGGCGAATTTGGCATAGGCACCAATAGATCAATGGCTAAGCTCTTTTCGTTATCTTCAGGTGAAAAGGCTTACGGAACTTGCCATTTTGGTTTTGGTAACAATACAGATATAGGTGGGCAAATTTCCACTGATTATCATTATGACATCATAATTGATGAACCTACGATAACAATTTTGGAATGA
- a CDS encoding radical SAM/SPASM domain-containing protein, with the protein MLHQSFLIMGGCNLSCSYCYYRVGNLHYSPTSLKPSDVEQWLKKCMHLMKIESITFTGGEPLLRRDFFEFVKIPIRYGIDTRVLTNGTLLTDKHVNFFRDNNVEVCVSIDSISSNYHEQHRGGFERTMEGILKLRDHKVRRRYLTSTISKGNFNQIEELINFARQNNFGIRFHPIAVGEDNPLFLGNCSNQEQSLILNSLNSWAKLNNKKYYLGLIYSVMKFGAPPRLSDCTFARQSIVIDSDGSIYPCYQHKDDKMYRLGNITQTSPKEVEENKRKFFSQVQPASCIKTACLGVF; encoded by the coding sequence ATGCTCCATCAATCTTTTTTAATTATGGGTGGTTGTAATTTAAGTTGCTCCTATTGCTATTATCGGGTAGGTAACCTTCACTATTCGCCGACTAGCTTAAAACCTTCAGATGTCGAACAATGGCTTAAAAAATGCATGCATTTAATGAAAATAGAATCCATTACCTTTACAGGAGGAGAGCCCTTATTAAGGAGAGATTTTTTTGAGTTTGTGAAGATACCTATAAGATACGGAATTGATACCAGAGTTTTGACCAATGGCACATTACTAACTGATAAACATGTAAATTTCTTTCGTGATAATAATGTTGAGGTTTGTGTGAGTATAGACAGTATATCTTCTAATTATCACGAACAACATCGTGGTGGATTTGAAAGAACAATGGAAGGGATTTTAAAACTACGCGATCATAAGGTCAGGCGTAGGTATTTGACCTCTACTATTAGTAAAGGTAATTTTAATCAAATTGAAGAACTAATAAATTTTGCAAGGCAGAATAATTTTGGAATCAGGTTTCATCCTATTGCAGTTGGAGAAGATAACCCACTATTTTTAGGTAATTGCTCCAATCAAGAACAATCTTTAATATTAAACAGCTTAAATTCATGGGCTAAACTAAATAATAAAAAATACTATTTAGGATTAATTTATTCAGTTATGAAGTTTGGAGCTCCACCAAGATTGAGTGATTGCACTTTCGCAAGACAATCTATAGTAATCGATTCGGATGGAAGTATATATCCATGTTATCAACATAAAGATGATAAAATGTATAGGCTCGGTAACATTACTCAGACAAGTCCTAAAGAGGTTGAAGAAAATAAAAGAAAATTTTTTAGTCAAGTTCAACCTGCTTCATGTATAAAAACCGCTTGTCTTGGAGTATTTTAG
- a CDS encoding MFS transporter has translation MGRFGKLIKLDSTIIKYYFIIMLYEGIDKLFGTVYVAHMGIRGLTSFQIGQVLAISSIALSIFDYPTGNIADKYGRKRSLVLGFFIWSIGLLVFFQASNLFTFILSILLWAIGVSLISGTPGAWFVDEITKEGRSHLKAKVFPNANAISLIFGAIVALLSSLLAIGRPDFPLLVAGIMALGTSIILIFILNENYGDRAISFRKALVRNTIDIFKSTTMRLILIYSMTGRIAFQTFVMIWQLYMVKELKLPTAYLGFTMAIFLVVLAVGNSLAGILLKRFEGVKVSIMGQGLIAIGSITIASHTSIVAFYIGACLIELGFGIDMSASSVWVHDFIPSERRASYISAISAAGSLFGFTIPLVSGYIADQIGFRYNWLLAFIGSIITITLLIKIGTAIRAVKEGVQNVEESN, from the coding sequence ATGGGGCGTTTTGGTAAATTAATCAAACTTGACTCTACAATAATAAAATATTATTTTATTATTATGCTTTATGAGGGTATTGATAAATTATTTGGGACTGTCTATGTTGCTCATATGGGTATAAGGGGATTAACTTCATTTCAAATCGGACAGGTATTAGCGATTTCTTCAATAGCATTAAGTATATTTGACTATCCAACTGGAAACATTGCAGATAAATACGGTCGGAAAAGATCGTTAGTGTTAGGATTTTTTATATGGTCCATCGGTTTACTGGTATTTTTCCAAGCAAGTAATCTATTCACTTTTATTTTGAGTATTTTATTGTGGGCAATCGGCGTATCGTTGATTAGTGGTACTCCAGGAGCTTGGTTTGTAGATGAAATTACCAAAGAGGGTCGATCGCATTTAAAAGCGAAAGTGTTTCCTAATGCAAATGCAATTTCACTAATATTCGGTGCCATTGTGGCTTTATTGTCCTCTCTTCTTGCAATTGGTCGTCCGGATTTTCCCTTATTGGTTGCTGGTATAATGGCACTTGGGACATCCATCATTCTTATTTTTATTTTAAATGAAAATTACGGAGATAGGGCAATTTCATTTAGGAAAGCCCTTGTTCGAAACACAATTGATATTTTTAAAAGTACCACGATGAGATTAATTTTGATTTACTCTATGACAGGAAGAATTGCTTTCCAGACCTTTGTAATGATATGGCAATTATATATGGTCAAAGAGCTTAAATTGCCTACTGCATACTTAGGTTTCACAATGGCAATTTTTCTTGTAGTTTTAGCAGTCGGAAATAGTTTAGCAGGCATACTTCTAAAGCGTTTTGAAGGTGTGAAAGTATCAATAATGGGGCAAGGTTTAATTGCAATAGGTTCTATTACAATCGCTTCTCACACTTCAATTGTTGCTTTCTACATAGGAGCCTGTTTAATCGAATTGGGATTTGGCATAGATATGAGTGCTAGTTCAGTATGGGTTCATGATTTTATTCCAAGTGAGAGAAGAGCATCTTATATTTCAGCTATTTCTGCTGCTGGATCCCTGTTTGGATTCACTATCCCTTTGGTAAGTGGTTATATTGCGGATCAGATAGGTTTTCGCTACAATTGGTTGTTGGCATTTATAGGAAGCATTATTACTATTACTCTATTAATCAAAATTGGTACTGCAATAAGAGCAGTGAAAGAAGGAGTGCAGAATGTCGAGGAATCAAATTAG
- a CDS encoding DUF885 family protein, protein MESNRVKTEQEARFDQVKTMELCQEYLKVVRKILPGRIMRWGLDSQVPFVTLNKSVIISSINKLYELKNKLLAIQQDSIDVQMLIKSINYRLFEIDVLSEWQTRPYFYIERQLNFFVDIFQSELSKSFSKEWFDARIKSIPDLCFTAIENLDWQKVPSIERIWGSIKLKRISQMLEEVLVNRGESEKFIQSILKPLQEFRNRLEDKTVLHPIIQPWNLNQLESVIDNISGIKIDSDFLREKCLKIISDTKVIASQIRTKKNGIKFEKAWIKKKLQDISIAFASLFDISNMLLGSLKISLINDLNDEDINEPRASYAIVNTLTNDPSFYFFCRPSSYTNQSQLILDLVHEVYPGHHYERTLYYSSNKNNLCRLSYENIFFIEGWAKYVQDQYLLLNFDQEKNLWNKRDHFAMALKALAVLCVHKQDADWSSSISYLSNLTDLPSEIIASILLEAYLNPIDTLAPLVGTLAIQKYSEVNGIDNNLIKTGGSDLWGVLVN, encoded by the coding sequence ATGGAAAGTAATAGAGTAAAAACAGAACAAGAAGCGAGGTTTGATCAAGTTAAAACGATGGAGTTATGTCAGGAGTATTTAAAAGTCGTGCGAAAAATTCTTCCGGGAAGAATAATGAGATGGGGATTAGATAGCCAGGTTCCGTTTGTAACACTTAATAAGTCAGTAATAATATCTTCTATTAATAAATTATATGAGCTAAAAAATAAATTACTAGCTATTCAACAGGATTCAATTGATGTTCAAATGCTAATTAAATCGATAAATTATAGATTATTTGAAATAGATGTTTTGTCAGAATGGCAGACGAGACCTTATTTTTATATCGAACGACAGCTGAATTTTTTCGTGGATATATTCCAATCTGAATTATCGAAAAGCTTTAGTAAGGAATGGTTTGATGCTCGTATAAAGTCTATACCTGATCTATGTTTTACTGCGATCGAAAATTTAGATTGGCAAAAGGTGCCATCCATAGAACGAATATGGGGTTCTATAAAATTAAAACGTATTTCTCAGATGCTCGAGGAAGTCCTAGTTAATCGGGGGGAATCAGAAAAATTTATACAGTCTATTTTAAAACCCCTACAAGAGTTTAGAAACAGGTTGGAGGACAAAACAGTTCTACATCCGATTATACAACCTTGGAATTTAAATCAGCTTGAAAGTGTTATTGATAATATCTCTGGAATTAAGATAGATTCAGATTTCCTTAGAGAAAAATGCTTGAAGATAATATCAGATACCAAAGTAATTGCTTCTCAGATACGAACTAAAAAGAATGGTATTAAGTTTGAAAAAGCTTGGATTAAAAAAAAATTACAAGACATATCCATTGCCTTCGCTAGTCTATTTGATATCTCTAATATGTTACTTGGTAGTTTAAAAATTTCATTAATAAATGATCTAAACGATGAAGATATTAACGAGCCACGAGCTTCGTACGCGATAGTTAATACATTAACGAATGATCCATCCTTTTACTTTTTCTGTAGACCAAGCTCTTATACTAACCAAAGCCAACTTATCTTAGATTTAGTACATGAGGTATACCCTGGTCACCATTATGAACGCACACTTTACTATTCAAGTAACAAGAATAATTTATGTAGATTATCATATGAGAACATTTTTTTCATAGAAGGTTGGGCAAAGTATGTCCAAGACCAGTATTTATTATTGAACTTTGATCAAGAAAAGAACCTTTGGAATAAAAGGGATCATTTTGCTATGGCTCTAAAGGCTTTGGCGGTGTTATGCGTTCACAAACAGGATGCTGACTGGTCATCTTCAATTTCTTATTTGTCTAACTTAACCGACTTGCCTTCTGAAATTATTGCATCAATTCTACTTGAAGCATATTTAAATCCAATTGATACTTTGGCGCCCCTTGTGGGTACCTTAGCTATACAAAAATACAGTGAAGTAAATGGTATCGATAATAATCTTATAAAAACTGGAGGGTCTGACCTATGGGGCGTTTTGGTAAATTAA